CCACTAAAATGTTGTAAAATACCCTCAaacctcacaatgttaaagaaagtggagaTAGGTCTGCCCCAtgatccggatccacaccaaGAACATTCTTCCATGACCCATGCCGTATTCTTCCACAAAATGTCAATGTaatcagtttttgtgtaaccctgcaaaccaacaaacagaggtgaaaacataatctccttcaccaaatttcatggaaatctttCAAGTATTTTTgatgtaatcctgcaaactaacaacgACTGCAGAAAAAGGACCTTCTTGGTGGAGGAAATTAACAAAAAGTTTAAGTTTTTCTCAAGTAACAGTTTGGTAAGTTGTAAATGTCAGTTTCACTCAGACTCCATCTGCCAGAAGTTCTGCAGCCTTTAATCCGAAATAGGCCAGAGTTAACAGATCATGTTTGTTAAACCAGTATTTACATTCAAGCAGGAAACCAATTATCAAATGTACAGTTCTGCTGCCCTCATCTGGGCAACTCAAGCATCATGTGCAACACTTTGGTTCAACATTGCACTGCCTGCCTTCAGCTACAGCACATCAgagcacatatatatatatatatatatactaataTTAggagaaaaaaactattttgcttttatgataataataattatataattataaaagtttatttatatagcacctttaatatatataacataaaatgcttttaaaaaggTATTTATAATGCAAATGTATATAAAAGAGGTGaatgcatacaatgaacataaaacagTTGTAGAAATTTGTAGAACATATGATGGAAATAAAACCCAGTAATTAAACCATGAGGTTTAATCAAAAAATAGACCACAtatgataataaaagtaataagaTTCAGAACAATTTGAATTTCTTCAGCTTTCCTTCTATAAcaactattttttttaaccatctATATAACTTTTCCCATTTGGTCTAGAGCACGTCCTGCTTCCCTCTGAACGATGCCTCGTTCCTTCTTGGTGAAGCGAGGAGGGCTGCTCCACCCTCGGCCCGCAGCAGGAAGACCCAGATCGACCCCAGCGACATTCAACCAGTTAGAAAAGAATTTGGCGTCCTCCTGGGAGACGAGACTGAAAGATTCCACAACAGAGACCCCCAATGATAACATAGAGTCCATCACATTACTGCAGCCAgaccttcctgctgctgctcactcaCATGAGAGAGGACACCTTCAGCCACTGAGTCCCACATCTTATAGTGGGTGACAGAGATacttcatttttgtttttgaatcatAAACCCTGGCTCCTCCACATTAGTGGAAGGGACATGAATTgaactaaaaagtaaaagtaccagtcaaatatatttttgtcaaaggttcagtgtgttgaattaagtgacacctagtggtgaatttgcatgttgcagctgaatacccctcaccttaccaaacatgaaagagaacctgtggtggccttcagttgtcataacaactaaaaaggtgtttagtttgtccagtatgaactactgtaaaaaacatggtggtagagaggacccgcttccgatgtaaatataaagtattttaatataaagggcccattctagggttaAGAAAACAACTATTTGTATAGTTTAGacgaaacacactagtgaaaacatcaccaggGTTATTTTATACTTAATTTCTGCCGATCAATCCCTTTCACCTCAACCTTAaccactgaacctttaaagatgGTGTCTGTCATTTTTGGTTGCACTTATCACACTGATATGAAAGTTTCTGTTTccattagttatttgatgctataaaaagaGGTGAAACACTATAAgtgcattaaaatgtatttggatCACATAATTctagtttataataataaataatttgggACTTTTTTCTGAAGAATGTCTCAAAGGATtttcagagacagaaacaagtatatatacagtacatgcagAGATGGCGTGAAAgcagaaaagaggaaagagattgtgaaaattattaaaatgtgtatgATTCCACATTTTGAGAATcttctctgtctttcctctcagactgTGGACCTGCTGAGCCTTTTAGCCCAGATACTTGTATCCCCGTGGAGAGAGCGGACTCGGAAACTCTGATACCCGCCTCTTGGTCCAAACCTCATGTGAGCTCAGGTTATCCTGACAAATCTTCAGCAGTTCTAGGAAACCTGATTCAGCCTCTGATCCTGAGGGAGACCAGGAGCAGAGGCTGCTCCAAGACCAGTGCTCCGAGGCAAGAGTGTCCACTCTGTAGCAAGGTATGATCAAACCCTCATTGCTgtatattgatttgttttaggGAGAAATTAAAACTGAAGAATTAAGAAACTGCTTCATGATTTATATAGAAACGTTTTAagttattattgctaattttctTCCAAATATAAAGTACAGCTGCAGCTGATGGGAAGTGATGGGAGTTATTTTTGCAGGTTATGTGGTCATCAACCAGTGTTGGACAAATTTAACGTTTGACCTGAGGGTGGTGCTAGAGGGAAACATAAGGGACTGATTGCTCTAAAGGAGACATGAGTGTGGGCAACACatttcatggcaatccatccaaTAGTAGTTGatccaaaatgaaaaagaaatgtaacacTTTCCAAAGCAAAAACTTTCAAAACATGATGTCTTTTTTGGAGTGTCATCATTAAATGTCAGATAAAACCTTAAGGCTCCTTAAACATTGCTGTCCACACTCGCACAAATTTTTTTGGGATTTACCAGCTGGGCGGAACACAACAACGAACATAGAGTGCCGAACCaattttttcccacaaatttaaatgtctttaaatacacattaacatgcatccaacatattgtgaggctgatttcaccctctgcctgacaacctccatccgtccaagattggataagttgtgtgctactcatcagggtccgacatctcactaatgtgggagtatttGTGccaggattcactgtctcttctacatgcatgtttaaagtaaaaacatgaatctgtgaattactttaatagttcagtgttgtatgcaagatgtatgtttataaatggcagtggcatggccaccctgtaccttgcacatgtttaaattaaaaacatgaatatatgaacctgtttaatatttgaatagcttagtattgaatgcacaataacaggatAGCTATGCTtctacatggcactaggcccagtttaatataaaacacaattgtatacaatatatatactagggggtccctgctccatctgtccaccagtttgggggtccttggcctgaaaaacattgaagacccctgcaCTGAAGGACAGATGTATGTGAGCAACACATTTCATGGCAATGCATCCAATAGTTGTTGatccaaaatgaaaaagaaatgtagcactttccaaaaaaaaaaaaaacatgatgtatTTTTTGGAGTGTCATCATTTAATGTCAGATAAAACCTTAAGGCTCTTTAAACATTGCAGTCCACAATCGCACAAATTGTTTGGGGATTTACCAACTggtcagaaaacaacaacaaacagagtGTTTAATACAAGAGATGAGTGCTGTACAGAAACTAGTGCAAGGGGTTATAAACAAAGAAAGCCAGTAAAGCAAACTGGTGGCAAAGGGCAAGAACAGATGTGTTCCGGAAATGGTTCATAGGGTTTCTGGAATAAATCCAGGTGCAAAGAGGGGAATCCAGGGAGTAGTGTGGCTGAGAGGAGGCTAAGGGCTGCAGATGATCCTGAGGCAGAGGTCAAACCAAGCAGGTAAAACCAAAGGACAGTATCTCAAACTAACAGTAGGAGAAGCAGAGGTTGGCTGTGTGAAAACCACTAAGGAAGATGACGTTCTGGCAGAGTAGTAGTTTTCAACCTGGTCCTTACAtactgcagcagctcagtgagtATAGTCTGATGTGTGGTCACGGTGGTGCGGGGGGAAGAGGCTGAACCAATCACATCTCGCCACACGAACAGGAAGGAAACACAGGAAGGAGACAAGGCACAACATGCAGAGCGGCCCAAAACAGAAAGCATCTAAAAAGATTGTAGTGCAAAGACATGTaatctctcttttccctcctcatcctctctaaCCATTAAACCTGTGTTAACCTCCCTGCAGATATTTCCCTGTGTGTCCAGTCTGAAGACTCACGAATGCAGGAGTCATGGAAGCAGAGCACATCTGTCCCCAGCACACATCACGTCCAGCAGGACAAATACTGTGCGGTCAACATGCAGGGGCAAGGTCAGCATCATCATATTTTCCTGTTTCATCTTTGGGCAATTTAATGCATGAATCAGTGGCAGATCTAGGATATTTCTAagtcaggggccataaaggggccacaatttacacagaggggacAGTTATTAGTCTGACGTCCATGCACAgctcctgattcagtaaggtgaACGTTTAAGtttttccttgtttactgttagctctatagctttgagcaaaacCACACATCAGTGAATATATTTCGAAAATTGTTCCTTTTACAAGCACATTCTGCACTTTTGGAAATAAACTCCAAACAAAGTgtgatattttttgttaaaattGTTTGTAAGTGAACGGTCACCCACCCAACCCCCCCGGATCATCCCCTGGCAAGTAAAATGTGCTACATTCGTAAATCCATTACCACGTTGTTCTAGGAGCGGACGTTTGGCTGTGCCGTGTGTGGGAAAGTGTTCAAGCGCTCCTCCACCCTCTCCACTCATCTGCTCATACACTCAGACACACGGCCGTATCCCTGCCAGTACTGTGGCAAGAGGTTCCACCAGAAGTCTGACTTGAAGAAACACACCTTCATTCACACCGGTGGGTTTATGTTTAATATGTCAGAGTCCACAGCTGACATCATTCATATGAAAGGATTCAAGAGATGTGCAGCTTCATTCTCTATACAGCACCTGTGATTCCAGAGCATACACATAGCCCGGCCCTGCATGTAAACTCAAATTAGCAGCATTATCTGTGACCCAAACAAATTGTGTTACATATAAGAGATTTTTCTCAGCATATATGTGTATTTCCTAAAATGTTGGAATCACTTAAAGTAATTTCTAAGCAAAAAAGTCAAACACCTATTGATATGAGCCTCTCAAATCAAAGATTTCCTCATGTCAATGtagattacatttatttgtgtttaaaaatgtgtcatttGGACAAAACAAGTAATATCAAGATGTAATGCATGTACAATATAAGTATGATGTAAGTAACTACCGGTAAAAAAGGTGTCATGTACCCAGCAAACAGATATTCATGAGATTTCTCAGAGGTAGATTGTTAAGTAGAGACTCCTTCACTCGCACAGGAACATCTAGGTCTCTTCAGTGATACTCTCATAGCATCATTAAGAAACTCCAACTTGCTTTAAGCTTGCTTTTTGTAGTTTGACCACAAGGATGCAGTATAGAGAGGTGTGCTCTGAACAGAGACTTCTTTACACTTACTAATCCTGCACAGAAGAATATTTGCTTGTGCATGGATCCTCATCTGTCATTTGATCTGTAATGATGTTTTACCGTATTACCGTTTTACATATCAACACAGCACTATAACACTGCCGTAAATATCACATTCCCCATCATACACATAACTATGTTGTCGGAAGCTCCTGGGAACTTGCGCAACTTTGACTTAAGACCACAAGATAATCAGCATACATGCTTACAAGAGTTTTTCCAAACATTCCATTGACGTTGTACTTTGTACTCtgcacaatgacaataaagttgaatctaatctaattcaGTGTTGCTGGTTTTCAGTAACTTGGACTGATCTGAGGTTCTATCGATTCATGAATTTAAAACAACTGGGTTCAGAATTCCTTCTCGTCTAACACCATTGATAGAGGCTGAAATACTAAGCTGCATTTTACTGGAGGCCATACATAATGTTGTATCCTTTCATCAAGTGCTCTGCAGTTTAAATATCCTGTGCATTCTTGTCCCAGGAGAGAAGCCCCACGTGTGTGAGATATGTGGGAAGGCATTCAGCCAGAGCTCCAACCTCATCACCCACAGCCGCAAGCACAGGGAGGACCGTCCCTACCGCTGCACCCGCTGCCCTTACAGCTTCCAGCACAGAGTGGAGCTGCGGCAGCACCAGGAGCTCCACTGCACCTTCCACTGACTCggcctccagcctcctcctacAAGCAGGGGGAGCGCCTTCGGGACAGGAAGCCactgactgtgttgtatttgtgaaGTCAAATCTGTCATCCAAAAGCGATAGTAGTTtatattttagatttattttaggTCACTAAGGAAAGAACAATGCTGTTCTTGCCCTGCTCACATTATCCAGCACAGTGGTGGGAGATTATTTCGAACAAAGCTTGATTAATTTACTCGTTCACTTGTAAAAAATGTAGCTGTGCCACtgttctctgtttctgttttctatttatatacaAGGATGTTggtgattttgtttatttagcagCACGTCAAGAGCTGAGAAATGGTGAATGTCAGCCACTGAATTTGAAGGCTCGAAGATTGGAAGGGAAAAGTATCACATTCATTATTACAGGaatttcactgtttttaatgAGTCAGACATTAATAAATGACTTTGGACAGACCTTTTCTATGTATTTGGTATCATATGAAGTCATGGAAGATTAACAATATGAGGCTCTCTTGGCTCTGTTGTTGAGTGTCTGGGATCAAATAGCACAATCATGATACAATAGGGGTCCAGCAATTGAGCCGAACTCAGCATCAGAATGGTGTAAATTATCTAAATCAGCCATTCCAAACCACAGCACCCTTAGGGAGCGACTCACAGAGGAGGGGTCAAGAAAAAATTTCCATAACATATTCAAACCAATGAAAAATGGCATATTTTATAGTGTCAGGTGCCGCGTCAACTTTAAGTTGATTCATAGCATCATAAATGTTCACAGAGATACCAGATACCAGCTCTGGTCAATATTGTCTGCAATAACCAGGTTAATTAAATTCTAAATTCTGAATCTCAATTACTGCTCCACAAATGATCACATTGAGACACAGGCATTGTAGTTTCACTTTGCATCACGTTTATTCATCATAGGTTTTGACACAGTACACACAATATGATGTTTCATTGATGACTTTCAGGAGACTGCTCAGCTTCAGTACCCATTGTTTTTGTACCACTGAGCTCTGGCTATGACGTCATCAGAGTAGTCTCCAccggttgtgttttcatccacTGTCTCTGAATGCACACTCCCATCCCCCATGTTGTAGGCTGCTATCCCTCCTGCAGACACAtatgaaaacaaagttaaacCAAGAGCGAAGTCAAAGTACAATTCAACAAATTCTGTGAAACGAAcctttcagctgcagctcttcgCTCCAGTGAGGAAACTTATTCTTGATTCGGCTAATAAAATAAACCAAGATCCCAGTGGCTTGGTTGAGGTGTTCCTCACTGTCCCAGCCACCTATAGCAGTGTGTCCACCTCCATTGGGATTAACATCAACCTAGAAAAAACACgttattgtattgtaataaGAAGCTCTCCTCTGCGGATTTGTGAAAAAGCGTAGTAGCTGTTATAACCTGCATCAGTCCCCAGGCGTTCCCAAAGTCTCCCCAGCCGTTTTGCAGTGCGTTTCCGGCCCTGGACTCTCTGGAGATGATGGCAGCAATGAGAGCCGGGTCGACTCCATTTCTCTGTCCCACGCTCATGATTTTGGACTTGTACTGACTCATTCTGCCCATATCCGTCTGTGCCATGTCGTGTGATGCAGCTACACCTTGTAGAGAGAAATAGAGACACTTGATTATTGCATCCAAGACACAAAGACACCTGTTGGCCTGTCAGTGCAATGGTTTAGATAGTTTTGGGTGTGTTTCTCCACTGCAGTGATTTACCTAATAATCCCCGGTTGTCCTGCTGAGCAGTTTGGTTTTTAGCTCCTCTGGTCCCAAACGAACGGATGTTTCCATAACCTGCAcatgttcagtttttattaGTTTATATTTAACTTGTGAATACACACCTGCACACTGACATGAGAACAAAGCATGAAGTCCTCACGGGATTGAACAGTCACATATCCAACACAATGTCAAAAAAGGAGAGCCACAACAATCGCAAAGCTACAACACCAGAAATAAAAGAGGCTtgtttaataatattaaattaaaaacaggaaataatatatataaaatatatacaatacacctttatttatatagagtTTTAGGTAAGCTTTAGCAAAGTGtagtataaatatttaaatctaaaAAGGTTAAATGAGCAGTAAAACAACTCACCCATTGTTCTTGTTACTCCTCTGATGGTCCTGTTGATGCTGGAATGTGGGAGGTTTGGTAcagtctgttctgtctgtggtgTTGAACTAAGCAGAGAGGCTCTATATATATGAATCCGTATACTTTCAGTTTCACTGGATAGCATGTGATTTCTTGGAACTTCAGACCTCAGACGAGAAGCCCCCGAACTTTCATTTTCTGTATCGTTATGAGTTAACTTTTAATGACATTGATAACATAGTTGAACTGTGACACCCAGACCTCATATTGCACAGCGACGTCTCCTCTGAGGTCTGAAGTTCCTATTAATCCTATGTTTACCACATATGAAATTACAGTCAGACAGAAAGTGAAGGGGATGGCTTCAGATAGTGTTGAtgaaaaaatactgaaaatgcTTGCTGCAGTtttgagtatatatatatatcctccATTATTTCTATTTTGTCTTCAGCACTTTAGAAAGCAACATTTCCGACATGCAGGTAACaagaacagaataaacaaacagaaccaGAGGGGACACAAGACAGTACAGGGTGAGTCTATGGGTGTGACCCGGTACAAAGTACAAGAGGTTTGAAAgggaacaaataaaacacacaaccataTGCCCTCACATATCCCGCTCAGTCATCTGATTCTAAAGTTTCCTGGATGTGAAACATGTCTAGCAAAATTCTAAATGAAGCCCATTAGAATATCTCTATCAGACAGAACAGTACATCCCTCCTAAAAAAcctggagaaagaaaacatggagcatgtgtattttgttttggaAAGGCCAAGGCGAGTCAGACGTAGAGTCTCGCTGAATCAAAGGAACAGAACCTCATCATAAAATTGTCCAGTGTCCATACTTTAATGATTTTCATAATTtctatgttttattattctttttaaaataactaaaaGTGTAAGGCAGATTTTTTTAGGCCTACATTTGATTATACAGTATCATACATCATACTGGATGTGAGAGTTTAATTtttttgcatatatatatataacaattaTTGCAGTAAAAAAATCACTTAGCTCCCACTTTCTTTCTTATGCAGCATGTTgacaaatacaatcaaacacGTCATATGAAGTTCTTTGTCTTGAGCTGGAGCCACAGGCTGAGTCATGAAGCTGGCCTCTCTTGTTGAACTAGAGGCTACCCCAGGACTTAATCTGCTGCATCCACCCATGTTACAGTGAACTCTGCAGAGTAAACAGGTTCTTTCAGGGTCACGTGTGTAAGGTCACGTGGGTCAGCTATAGGCTAAAATATTGGGCAACATTTAGGTGTGTTTGCGTTTCGATTGGTTGTTGTAACCCAGATGCTGATTCAGTGGAACGCACCCATAGAAATGATCCAGCACTGAAGGACCCTCAGTAGGTTTATTGCTTAAGGGCAGTAAAGCAACAGAATTTATTTCACTATGTACTTACACTGACAGCTGGCCCTTTTTGATGGAAGGTGCACATGACAAAAACAATCTCCTTTATAAGATGTGGCAGACTTTTattggaggagaaaaaagatgaTTTTACATGAATATGTTACGGGTCCCAAGAGTGGTAACACTGTAGCAAAGTATACCTGTAGAAAACAGGTTGAATGCAGCAGCAATGAAGACACGGAGTACCAttcagttcctcatccagactgcTTCTTATTCAAATTAAGTACAATTTCAAGTAcaaacatttctctgagtgtaacagcattttaaagtgcataaaCCATACATTCACTTATTATGGTGTTTCTTTACTTTAAACCTCTTAATAGACATTATTACTCatgaagaaatataaacatttacaataaagACCTATTTGAACATGAGCTTATAaggcacaataacaatacacaacTTAATTACAGAGTCTATGTGTGTTGGAGCTGAACTACACACTGTGTTAAGCAAACACCTGCCTGCAAGACGACGCGCAGGTTTAAATCAATACCTATACAGGAGCATTAAGCCCCGCCCACCTAGTGGCACGAGTGTCTCCCGCCTCACTGCACAGCGGAGTTTCTAAGTTTTAACCATGGTTTTAACTAGTCTCAGTGGACAATCAAAACAACATCTACATGTCTCAATGACACCCGTGGTGATCATAGGAAGCTTTATGAGGTAACGTAGGTGACTCTCACCCACTACTCACCTGTAGAGAACAGGTTGAATGCAGCAGCAATGAAGACACGGACAACtcagttcctcatccagactgcaTCCGCCATGTGGGCGGACGTTACCCCCATATAAACAGTCCGGGGTGCAACTGCTTCCGTGCCAAAGGTTCCACCTGAGTGCCGCTGTCATTTCTTACATTactattaaagtaattaaataaaatattttgggGCATACCACAAATACATCCCTGATGATTTGTGACATTGATCAACTGAGAGGTTCTTAAAACCTGCAGTTAGCAGTAAAACAGAAATCAAGCTATTTATGATTTGTTTGCCTCAggggaaaaacaacatttatgtCTCTTGCTGCTCACAATGATTCAAAAACTAAAAGCTTAAAATAGTGACAGCTATTGAATCAAGAGGTTCACCTCAGCTTACATCCTGAGGATCTCTGTACATtagatgtgtgttggatgtaaATTCATCTTAGTCCTAAGGTCAGTGCCTTAGAATCACTATTATATCATTAGTGCCCCACATGTGAGTATGAGCAGGGAGatctgtttgattttaattaatcCTGCACTGAAATACATGGATCTGATCGcatcttcattaaaatgatGGAGGATTCAATTTCCATTTCAGGTAGTAAATTATTTCAAAAGTTAACATAATCAAACAGTTAACAAAGCGTTGATAATGCGATGATGTGTAAGATGAATAAAGTGGCAGTGGGCCTCCTGTCAGACCCTGAAGTGTTCCCAGCTTCTTATTTCAGAGAAGAAGGCATCTCCAGGACAGGCGGTGTTTACCACCTGCCTATGGCCATGGATGGTGAAGTTGGCAGACAGTCCTCCTCCATTTACTGCACAACGGACCAGACGATGGCGCAACAGGTCCATGGCGTGACGAGAGGGAAGGGTGGCAGTGTAGTTACCAATGATTGACACCCCATACCCGAGGCTATTGTGGCCCCTGGTGTGAGTACCAAGGTATGTCCAGCCTCTGCCTTCATAGACGTAGCCGTCAGAGCCCACCACAAAGCTGAGGGCACAGAGACAGTGCAGCTCaatgcaaatacaaaacacaatacaaaagTAAGCTCAACAAcaaatatggaaaaataatgagAATGTGATGTTTAGAGACAAATGTTACAAATATTCAGTCATGcaaattaatttgaatgtaCAATACTTGCAACAACATGCATTGGTGCATGAATGTAAGTTAATCAGCCGCATTTGAGTTACATCAGAGCCAGGCTAGTTCCCTCTCTTTCTAGTTTTAATGGTAAACTGGAgttattctctttctttctccaggTGAATCAACCAGCCTACGTACCAACTTATTTacttacttacacacacacctacctacCAAccaacctacctacctaccgaccgaccgaccgacctacctacctacctaccgaCCTACcgacctacctacctacctacctacctacctacctacctacctacctacctacctacctacctacctacctacctacctacctatacCTACCAACCACCCAAACTACataccaatcaatcaatcagctATGTATTTTTTAGGTTACTTGTATCCTATGTCGCTCCAGCCGCGGTCCTCCTGGTGGAACCTCTGCATGGCTCTCATGTTAAGAGAGCATTGTGGGAAGGTCAGACAGGGTGAGGATGGCTCGTAGGTGTGGTGCACATACAGGAAGTGGAGGGGCAAAGACAGTGGGATGGGGGTATCCTGGTAAGAGTTTGCCCCCCACTGACAACGGGAGATGATTTGAGGGCAGtctgaggacaggaggagagaggatgatggTTAAGACACTGCTGACCTCTGGTGGTTTAACTCGGCATCTTGCCACAGATAGAAGTGTTCTGGATGTCTTACTACAAGATGTTGTTCCCTGTAAAGGGGATGATAATCCAAAAGTTTTATAACATATATatgtcaaaatatattttttaactgaTTTATCGTTATCTTTTCAGTTTGAAATTGTAGCAGGCTAAAAAATCAAGTCACCATAGACAATGACAATACAGTTTTGTATAATAACAAAGGCTATTTTACATTTGGTTATTTAATCATTCTATGGACTTATGTGCTCCAGCTGCATCAATATAAGTTTATGTAATCGATTAGtttaatgacaaaataattttgactattaaataaatatactggCTCCACCTTCTCAAATGTGGACATTTTTCATAATTTGCTACCATTTTATAGACCTCAGGTTCAGCCCTACACTGCAGTCAAGTACACTTTTGAGGCTATCTCGGCTTCGTTGTTGAGTGTGTGGGATCAAATAGCACAATCATATACAATAGGGGTCCAGCAACTGAGCCGAACTCAGCATCAGAATGGTGTAAATGATCAAAATCAGCCATTCCAAACCACAGCACCCTTAGGGAGTGACCCACAGAGGAGGGGTCAGGAAAAGATTTCCATGACAtattaaaaccattaaaattgaatattttataGTGTCAGGTGCAGCAGGTTGATTCATAGCATCATACATATGCACAGACATTTTTTACTATGCTGCTAACCAGCTCTGGTCATATTttgcggggggggggttgaaatATTGGGAACCCCTGATCTAAATCCTGAATCTCAATTACTGCTCCACAAATTATCACATTGAGACACAGGCATTGTAGTTTCACTTTGCATCACGTTTATTTAGCCCAGGTTTTGACACAGTACACACAATATGATGTTTCATTGATGACTTTCAGGAGACTGCACAGCTTCAGTACCCATTGTTTTTGTACCACTGAGCTCTGGCTGTGACGTCATTGGAGTAGTCTCCAccggttgtgttttcatccacTCCACTATAGGAATGCACATTCCCATCCCCCATGTTGTAGGCGGCTATCCCTCCtgcagacacaaacatacatgaaaacaaagttaaacCAAGAGCGAAGTCAAAGTACAATTCAACAAATTCTGTGAAACTAAcctttcagctgctgctctctgctgcagtCAGGAAACTTATTCCTGATTCGGTTAATAAAATCAACTAAGATCCCAGTGGCTTGGTTGAGGTGTTCCTCACTGTCCCATCCACCTATAGCAGTGTGTCCACCTCCATTGGGATT
The sequence above is a segment of the Limanda limanda chromosome 2, fLimLim1.1, whole genome shotgun sequence genome. Coding sequences within it:
- the LOC133024375 gene encoding lysozyme g-like gives rise to the protein MGYGNIRSFGTRGAKNQTAQQDNRGLLGVAASHDMAQTDMGRMSQYKSKIMSVGQRNGVDPALIAAIISRESRAGNALQNGWGDFGNAWGLMQVDVNPNGGGHTAIGGWDSEEHLNQATGILVYFISRIKNKFPHWSEELQLKGGIAAYNMGDGSVHSETVDENTTGGDYSDDVIARAQWYKNNGY
- the LOC133018575 gene encoding zinc finger protein Gfi-1b-like; this translates as MPRSFLVKRGGLLHPRPAAGRPRSTPATFNQLEKNLASSWETRLKDSTTETPNDNIESITLLQPDLPAAAHSHERGHLQPLSPTSYNCGPAEPFSPDTCIPVERADSETLIPASWSKPHVSSGYPDKSSAVLGNLIQPLILRETRSRGCSKTSAPRQECPLCSKIFPCVSSLKTHECRSHGSRAHLSPAHITSSRTNTVRSTCRGKERTFGCAVCGKVFKRSSTLSTHLLIHSDTRPYPCQYCGKRFHQKSDLKKHTFIHTGEKPHVCEICGKAFSQSSNLITHSRKHREDRPYRCTRCPYSFQHRVELRQHQELHCTFH
- the LOC133018586 gene encoding N-acetylmuramoyl-L-alanine amidase-like — its product is MPNCPQIISRCQWGANSYQDTPIPLSLPLHFLYVHHTYEPSSPCLTFPQCSLNMRAMQRFHQEDRGWSDIGYNFVVGSDGYVYEGRGWTYLGTHTRGHNSLGYGVSIIGNYTATLPSRHAMDLLRHRLVRCAVNGGGLSANFTIHGHRQVVNTACPGDAFFSEIRSWEHFRV